Proteins from a single region of Trichoderma asperellum chromosome 3, complete sequence:
- a CDS encoding uncharacterized protein (EggNog:ENOG41~TransMembrane:7 (o124-143i174-196o272-299i319-336o366-385i397-417o450-471i)), whose amino-acid sequence MHEETILNTSKDWEEIKPDYDPESVKESKGYTIWKAPSYIPKHKRALSRFINFIQRIPEGFTIAENLRPTAYLDGLRGFAAFIVYWHHHELWVHGWTNQNSILDNGFGYDSKYYMAAFPFIRNFFTGGHFAVSTFFIISGYVLSLKPLSLMQAGEVTKLGDNLASAFFRRAPRLYLPIIAVILVYITSWHMFGLWVDGKTKAGSWTDEVWSFYLEFKNFTFVFKEGGVPWLSYNGHLWSIPVEFRGSMVIYASQLALSRCSKNARLWCEVALIYYFMFVADGAHFAMFCTGMLLCDLDLLAKKDDLPLFLYRLEPYKDFIWYHLLVFSLFLGGIPGENSDVENLRKSRGWYYLGWFKPQAVFDYKWFYLWIAASFLVAAIPRIAWLKRFFETRFCQYLGRISFALYMVHGPVLTILGDRLYAAAGWKTDEHLRHIPHWVDKLYLPKSGPLGLEVSFLVPNLILLPLTLALADAVTRWVDTPSVTFASWLYRKTLGCGTEPLLLGKQAKA is encoded by the coding sequence TTCCCAAGCACAAACGGGCTCTTAGCCGCTTTATCAATTTCATCCAGCGGATACCAGAGGGCTTTACGATAGCCGAGAATCTGCGCCCGACAGCCTATCTAGATGGTCTTCGCGGCTTTGCAGCCTTCATTGTGTACTGGCATCACCACGAGCTATGGGTTCATGGCTGGACAAACCAAAACTCCATCCTAGACAATGGGTTCGGTTACGACAGCAAATACTACATGGCTGCGTTCCCTTTCATTCGAAACTTCTTCACTGGCGGACACTTTGCCGTATCAaccttcttcatcatctccggCTATGTTCTATCTTTGAAGCCGCTGAGCCTCATGCAGGCCGGTGAAGTTACAAAGCTGGGCGACAATCTTGCATCAGCCTTCTTTAGACGGGCGCCGCGACTCTACTTGCCAATAATCGCCGTCATCCTTGTATATATAACGTCGTGGCACATGTTTGGCTTGTGGGTGGATGGTAAAACAAAGGCAGGAAGCTGGACTGATGAAGTCTGGTCCTTTTACCTTGAGTTTAAGAACTTCACCTTTGTCTTCAAAGAAGGAGGCGTCCCCTGGCTCAGCTACAACGGCCACCTGTGGTCTATCCCGGTCGAATTCAGAGGCTCCATGGTAATCTACGCATCGCAGCTGGCCTTGTCCCGATGTTCCAAAAATGCCCGGCTGTGGTGCGAGGTGGCCTTGATATACTACTTCATGTTCGTCGCAGACGGCGCTCACTTCGCCATGTTCTGCACAGGCATGTTGCTCTGCGATCTGGACCtcttggcgaagaaggaTGACCTTCCGCTGTTTCTGTATCGCCTCGAGCCCTACAAGGACTTCATCTGGTACCACCTTCTcgtcttcagcctcttcctGGGCGGCATCCCTGGCGAGAATTCGGACGTCGAGAACCTGCGGAAGAGCCGTGGCTGGTACTACTTGGGCTGGTTCAAGCCCCAGGCAGTTTTCGACTACAAGTGGTTCTATCTCTGGATAGCGGCCTCCTTCCTGGTCGCGGCCATCCCGCGCATCGCCTGGCTGAAGAGATTCTTCGAGACTCGCTTCTGCCAGTACCTGGGCCGCATTTCCTTTGCACTGTACATGGTCCACGGCCCAGTGCTGACGATTCTGGGCGACCGACTCTACGCTGCCGCCGGCTGGAAGACGGATGAGCACCTGCGGCACATTCCACATTGGGTGGACAAGCTCTACCTCCCAAAGTCCGGCCCGCTGGGGCTAGAAGTTTCGTTCCTAGTGCCGAACTTGATATTGCTGCCCCTgactctggcgctggcggatgCGGTCACCAGATGGGTGGACACGCCGAGCGTGACTTTTGCGTCCTGGCTGTACCGCAAGACGCTGGGCTGCGGCACAGAACCGCTGCTGCTCGGGAAGCAGGCCAAGGCGTGA